A genome region from Microbacterium sp. CGR2 includes the following:
- a CDS encoding cell wall metabolism sensor histidine kinase WalK: MAHKPDAVTSWWRRISLRAKVTGVTVAVLALGLLVAGIGTVPILRNALVTNIDAQLPSLVSSDLVERYFDATTVNGETFYAPREEQPRDFSFAIYDAEGVLRATAPGMSGRAPLFPAEYSLSDAKLHEDEVLELGGEDGSTFHAAVAIVQPEGSPLRIQLVAMPLAEADSIIGQYFGIYITIALITIFIAALLTRGLVTLTFRRLGQVEATAMSIAAGDFRQRLTDLEPTTEVGRLNAAINTMLDRVDRSLAQRDRTVQHMRRFIGDASHELRTPLVSVRGYAELYRMGAIQGEEDTARAMERIEKEAIRMGVLVEDLLALARLDEEREPEIAPLDLRPIARDAALDLRAAAPGRTVTVIDRTVKMMPSTTIRSVPEGASPKPDPPTAPTQTSRGLSRGALSRLRRRPRQPEEHPAIDFSEIPDIPVRTPPIVLAEENKVRQVVTNLLGNARRFSPDDGPIEIVVDSDRVLGTASIAVVDHGEGIPPQIRDQIFERFWRADTSRARETGGSGLGLAIVASIMKALHGSVAVSETPGGGATFTVTLPLAPSRATPAHLLEDTQPLDRLEL; the protein is encoded by the coding sequence ATGGCGCACAAGCCCGATGCGGTCACCAGCTGGTGGCGGCGCATCAGCCTTCGAGCGAAGGTCACGGGCGTCACCGTGGCCGTGCTGGCACTCGGGCTGCTCGTGGCGGGGATCGGGACCGTGCCGATCCTCCGCAACGCTCTCGTGACCAATATCGATGCCCAGCTTCCCTCGCTCGTCTCCAGCGATCTGGTCGAGCGCTATTTCGACGCGACGACCGTCAACGGCGAGACGTTCTACGCACCGCGTGAGGAGCAGCCGCGCGACTTCTCCTTCGCGATCTACGACGCCGAAGGGGTGCTGCGCGCGACGGCTCCCGGGATGTCCGGTCGCGCGCCGCTCTTCCCTGCCGAGTACTCGCTGAGTGACGCCAAGCTGCACGAGGACGAGGTGCTCGAACTGGGCGGCGAGGACGGTTCCACCTTCCATGCGGCCGTGGCGATCGTTCAGCCCGAAGGCAGCCCGCTGCGCATCCAGCTGGTCGCGATGCCGCTCGCCGAGGCCGACAGCATCATCGGACAGTACTTCGGCATCTACATCACGATCGCGCTGATCACGATCTTCATCGCCGCGCTCCTGACCCGAGGTCTCGTCACTCTGACGTTCCGCCGGCTCGGACAGGTCGAAGCCACAGCCATGTCGATCGCGGCCGGCGACTTCCGTCAGCGCCTCACCGACCTGGAACCGACCACGGAGGTCGGCCGCCTGAACGCCGCGATCAACACCATGCTCGACCGTGTCGACCGCTCACTCGCGCAGCGCGACCGCACGGTCCAGCACATGCGACGATTCATCGGCGACGCGAGCCATGAGCTCCGCACTCCTCTCGTGAGCGTTCGCGGGTACGCGGAGCTGTACCGGATGGGTGCGATCCAGGGCGAGGAGGACACGGCTCGTGCGATGGAGCGCATCGAGAAGGAGGCGATTCGGATGGGCGTGCTGGTGGAGGATCTCCTCGCGCTGGCCCGCCTCGACGAGGAGCGGGAGCCGGAGATCGCGCCGTTGGATCTGCGACCCATCGCTCGCGACGCCGCACTCGACCTGCGCGCCGCTGCTCCCGGGCGCACGGTGACGGTGATCGATCGCACGGTGAAGATGATGCCCTCGACCACGATACGGAGCGTGCCGGAGGGCGCATCGCCCAAGCCGGACCCGCCCACAGCGCCGACCCAGACATCGCGTGGCCTTTCCCGTGGCGCGCTCTCCCGACTCCGCCGCCGCCCGCGTCAGCCCGAAGAGCATCCTGCCATCGACTTCAGCGAGATTCCCGACATCCCGGTGCGCACCCCGCCGATCGTGCTGGCCGAGGAGAACAAGGTCCGTCAGGTGGTCACCAATCTGCTCGGCAACGCACGTCGCTTCTCCCCCGACGACGGCCCGATCGAGATCGTCGTGGATTCGGACCGCGTCCTGGGCACGGCGAGCATCGCCGTCGTCGACCACGGCGAGGGCATCCCTCCGCAGATCCGCGATCAGATCTTCGAGCGCTTCTGGCGCGCCGACACCTCTCGCGCGCGCGAGACCGGAGGGTCCGGACTCGGGCTTGCGATCGTCGCCTCCATCATGAAGGCGCTGCACGGATCGGTCGCGGTGTCCGAGACGCCAGGCGGCGGGGCGACCTTCACGGTCACGCTCCCCCTCGCTCCCTCGCGAGCGACACCCGCGCATCTGCTCGAGGACACTCAGCCGCTGGATCGACTGGAGCTGTAG
- a CDS encoding WXG100 family type VII secretion target, which yields MSVFTVDTDAVYAAHGSTRATIERLQSESATLMAQLRQLQSSWVGTASNAFQGCAEQWQGAQLHVEQVLDSIGTALGSAATQYADADQYSASLFR from the coding sequence ATGTCTGTCTTCACCGTCGACACCGACGCCGTTTACGCCGCGCACGGCTCCACCCGCGCCACGATCGAACGCCTGCAGAGCGAGTCCGCGACACTCATGGCGCAGCTCCGACAGCTGCAGTCCTCGTGGGTGGGCACGGCGTCCAACGCGTTCCAAGGCTGTGCCGAGCAATGGCAGGGCGCACAGCTGCACGTGGAGCAGGTGCTCGATTCCATCGGCACCGCCCTGGGCTCTGCCGCCACACAGTACGCCGACGCCGATCAGTACTCGGCGAGCCTGTTCCGCTGA
- the groL gene encoding chaperonin GroEL (60 kDa chaperone family; promotes refolding of misfolded polypeptides especially under stressful conditions; forms two stacked rings of heptamers to form a barrel-shaped 14mer; ends can be capped by GroES; misfolded proteins enter the barrel where they are refolded when GroES binds), whose protein sequence is MAKIIAFDEEARRGLERGLNILADAVKVTLGPRGRNVVLEKKWGAPTITNDGVSIAKEIELDDPYEKIGAELVKEVAKKTDDVAGDGTTTATVLAQALVREGLRNVAAGSDPISLKRGIEKAVAAITEELLSSAKEIESKEQIAATASISAADPAIGELIAEAIDKVGKEGVVTVEESQTFGTELELTEGMRFDKGYLNPYFVTDPDRQEAVFEDAYILIANQKISNIKDLLPIVDKVIQDGKELVIIAEDVEGEALATLVLNKLKGIFKSVAVKAPGFGDRRKAQLQDIAILTGGQVITEEVGLKLENATLDLLGRARKVIVTKDETTIVEGAGEADQIEGRVTQIRREIENTDSDYDREKLQERLAKLAGGVAVIKAGAATEVELKERKHRIEDAVRNAKAAVEEGIVPGGGVALIQAGTKALATLNLTGDEAIGVNIVRVAIEAPLKQIALNAGLEPGVVANKVADLPTGHGLNAATGEYGDLFAQGIIDPAKVTRSALQNAASIAGLFLTTEVVVADKPEKASAPMGDPSGGMDF, encoded by the coding sequence ATGGCAAAGATCATTGCTTTCGATGAGGAGGCCCGCCGCGGCCTCGAGCGCGGCCTCAACATTCTCGCCGACGCCGTCAAGGTGACGCTCGGCCCGCGCGGCCGCAACGTCGTGCTCGAGAAGAAGTGGGGCGCCCCCACGATCACGAACGACGGTGTCTCCATCGCCAAGGAGATCGAGCTGGACGACCCGTACGAGAAGATCGGTGCGGAGCTCGTCAAGGAGGTCGCCAAGAAGACCGACGACGTCGCCGGCGACGGAACCACCACCGCCACGGTGCTCGCTCAGGCTCTGGTTCGCGAAGGCCTGCGCAACGTCGCGGCCGGGTCCGACCCGATCTCGCTCAAGCGCGGCATCGAGAAGGCTGTCGCCGCGATCACCGAGGAGCTGCTCTCGAGCGCCAAGGAGATCGAGTCGAAGGAGCAGATCGCCGCCACGGCATCCATCTCCGCCGCTGACCCCGCGATCGGCGAGCTCATCGCCGAGGCGATCGACAAGGTCGGCAAGGAAGGTGTCGTCACCGTCGAGGAGTCGCAGACCTTCGGTACCGAGCTCGAGCTCACCGAGGGCATGCGCTTCGACAAGGGCTACCTGAACCCGTACTTCGTCACCGACCCCGACCGCCAGGAGGCGGTGTTCGAAGACGCGTACATCCTCATCGCGAACCAGAAGATCTCCAACATCAAGGACCTTCTGCCCATCGTCGACAAGGTGATCCAGGACGGCAAGGAGCTCGTCATCATCGCCGAAGACGTCGAGGGCGAGGCTCTCGCGACTCTCGTGCTCAACAAGCTCAAGGGCATCTTCAAGTCGGTCGCCGTCAAGGCTCCCGGCTTCGGCGACCGCCGCAAGGCGCAGCTGCAGGACATCGCGATCCTCACCGGTGGTCAGGTCATCACCGAAGAGGTCGGCCTCAAGCTCGAGAACGCCACGCTCGACCTTCTGGGTCGTGCACGCAAGGTCATCGTCACCAAGGACGAGACCACCATCGTCGAGGGTGCGGGCGAGGCAGACCAGATCGAGGGTCGCGTGACTCAGATCCGTCGCGAGATCGAGAACACCGACAGCGACTACGACCGTGAGAAGCTGCAGGAGCGTCTCGCCAAGCTCGCCGGTGGCGTGGCCGTCATCAAGGCGGGCGCAGCGACCGAGGTCGAGCTCAAGGAGCGCAAGCACCGCATCGAGGACGCCGTTCGCAACGCGAAGGCAGCCGTCGAAGAGGGCATCGTCCCCGGTGGTGGCGTCGCGCTGATCCAGGCCGGCACCAAGGCACTCGCCACGCTCAACCTCACGGGCGACGAGGCGATCGGTGTCAACATCGTGCGTGTCGCGATCGAGGCTCCGCTGAAGCAGATCGCGCTCAACGCCGGTCTCGAGCCCGGTGTCGTCGCGAACAAGGTCGCAGACCTGCCGACCGGTCACGGCCTCAACGCCGCAACCGGCGAGTACGGTGACCTCTTCGCTCAGGGCATCATCGACCCGGCCAAGGTCACGCGTTCCGCGCTGCAGAACGCCGCGTCGATCGCCGGTCTCTTCCTCACGACCGAGGTCGTCGTCGCCGACAAGCCTGAGAAGGCTTCGGCTCCGATGGGCGACCCGTCGGGTGGCATGGACTTCTGA
- a CDS encoding LytR C-terminal domain-containing protein: MSQPSRDRFDDVPRSSGRVGAHRAEAPGMNGWVVLLWSFVAALVLIIAGIFGSLAIMGRVSLFPDAESSAGPTPAATGVVDTSISVMILNATPDEGLDAQMRDDLVNAGWAAEDVYASPSDSEDFPETTVYYVDAEDELAAVGLADAIGGAQVQQSEFYAALNETGAKQFTVVIGLDRSASAPETPAE; the protein is encoded by the coding sequence GTGTCTCAGCCCTCCCGCGATCGCTTCGACGATGTCCCCCGCTCCTCCGGTCGCGTGGGAGCGCACCGCGCCGAAGCCCCCGGAATGAACGGCTGGGTCGTCCTGCTGTGGTCGTTCGTCGCCGCGCTCGTGCTCATCATCGCGGGGATCTTCGGTTCACTGGCCATCATGGGACGGGTGTCGCTGTTTCCCGACGCCGAGTCCAGTGCGGGGCCGACACCGGCCGCGACGGGCGTGGTCGACACCTCCATTTCGGTGATGATCCTCAATGCCACCCCCGACGAGGGCTTGGACGCCCAGATGCGCGACGACCTCGTCAACGCCGGCTGGGCTGCGGAAGATGTCTACGCCAGCCCCAGTGACAGCGAAGACTTCCCCGAGACCACGGTCTATTACGTCGATGCCGAGGACGAGCTCGCCGCCGTCGGTCTGGCCGACGCGATCGGCGGCGCTCAGGTGCAGCAGAGCGAGTTCTATGCGGCCCTGAATGAGACGGGGGCCAAGCAGTTCACCGTCGTGATCGGGCTCGATCGCTCCGCGTCCGCTCCCGAGACGCCGGCCGAATAG
- a CDS encoding DUF3263 domain-containing protein, whose amino-acid sequence MLGDLTERDRAILALEAAWPRHGGAKEEVIRAQLGMSAARYYQLLARLIDSDTALEYDPMLVRRLRRIRDSRARRRTARAPGFVG is encoded by the coding sequence ATGCTCGGAGACCTCACGGAGCGCGATCGCGCGATCCTCGCCCTCGAGGCGGCCTGGCCGCGTCACGGCGGGGCGAAGGAAGAGGTCATCCGGGCGCAGCTCGGGATGAGCGCCGCCCGGTACTACCAGCTCCTCGCGCGACTGATCGATTCCGATACGGCTCTGGAGTACGACCCGATGCTGGTGCGTAGGCTCCGCCGGATCAGGGACTCCCGGGCTCGGAGACGGACGGCGCGGGCGCCGGGCTTCGTCGGCTGA
- a CDS encoding DUF2332 domain-containing protein produces the protein MTDAVQQRYARFARLEAPGRSALYAEWAAGVAEDPEAQRILTRIPETRRQPPLVFAVTRLLGVGQDGYPAWRRFLLEHADRIVAECGTRRLQTNDPLRLAALLPVLSEIDGPLALLEVGASAGLCLYPDRYSYRFHDAGGGLRFALDPVDGPSEVVLESRVHGSLPALRMPDVVWRAGIDLAPLDAADEGDRRWLRGLVWPGETGREERIDAALDIAAADPPHLVAGDAAAHLQALADQAPDDATLVITTPGVLVHIPRAERTALVDRITRLAGARWVTIDPPGLLDIWEPAVDAADWPGFVVALDGRVRAAADPLGGWWEWRAGSAADAS, from the coding sequence ATGACGGATGCTGTCCAGCAGCGCTACGCGCGGTTCGCCCGACTCGAGGCGCCGGGTCGGAGCGCCCTCTACGCGGAGTGGGCGGCAGGCGTGGCGGAGGACCCCGAGGCGCAGCGGATCCTGACCCGCATACCGGAGACCCGCAGACAGCCGCCCCTGGTGTTCGCCGTCACGCGTCTTCTCGGGGTCGGCCAGGACGGCTACCCGGCCTGGCGGCGCTTCCTGCTCGAGCACGCCGACCGGATCGTGGCCGAATGCGGAACCCGTCGACTCCAGACGAACGATCCGCTGCGGCTCGCGGCGCTGCTCCCCGTCCTGTCCGAGATCGACGGTCCGCTCGCGTTGCTGGAGGTGGGGGCATCCGCAGGGCTCTGTCTCTATCCGGATCGCTACTCGTACCGGTTCCACGACGCGGGCGGCGGACTCCGCTTCGCGCTCGATCCCGTCGACGGGCCGTCCGAGGTGGTCCTGGAAAGCCGGGTGCACGGATCGCTGCCAGCGCTGCGGATGCCCGATGTCGTCTGGCGGGCGGGCATCGACCTCGCGCCGCTCGATGCCGCAGATGAGGGCGATCGACGCTGGCTGCGAGGCCTGGTATGGCCGGGCGAGACGGGGCGCGAGGAACGTATCGATGCCGCCCTCGACATCGCCGCCGCTGATCCTCCCCATCTCGTCGCCGGCGACGCCGCAGCCCACCTCCAGGCCCTCGCCGATCAGGCCCCCGACGACGCGACCCTCGTCATCACGACTCCGGGTGTGCTGGTGCACATTCCGCGGGCGGAGCGCACTGCTCTCGTCGACCGCATCACCAGGCTGGCGGGGGCGCGCTGGGTCACGATCGACCCACCGGGTCTGCTCGACATCTGGGAACCCGCGGTCGACGCCGCCGACTGGCCGGGGTTCGTCGTCGCCCTCGACGGGCGGGTGCGCGCCGCAGCGGATCCACTCGGTGGATGGTGGGAGTGGCGCGCGGGTTCCGCCGCTGATGCGTCCTAA
- the msrB gene encoding peptide-methionine (R)-S-oxide reductase MsrB: MTYSVEKTEDEWREELGDEQYAVLRQAATERAWTGELLDEERAGLYTCGACDAELFKSGTKFDSGCGWPSFYESIRPDAVELIEDTSLGMQRTEVRCAKCGSHLGHVFPDGFGTPTGDRYCMNSIAMNFTPDAS; encoded by the coding sequence ATGACGTACAGCGTGGAAAAGACCGAAGACGAGTGGCGCGAGGAGCTCGGCGATGAGCAGTACGCCGTGCTGCGCCAGGCCGCGACCGAGCGGGCGTGGACAGGTGAGCTGCTCGACGAGGAGCGTGCCGGGCTCTACACCTGTGGAGCGTGCGACGCCGAGCTGTTCAAGAGCGGCACCAAGTTCGACTCCGGATGCGGGTGGCCGAGCTTCTACGAATCGATCCGTCCCGACGCGGTCGAGCTCATCGAGGACACGAGCCTGGGGATGCAACGCACCGAAGTGCGGTGCGCGAAGTGCGGTTCACATCTGGGACACGTCTTCCCCGACGGTTTCGGTACCCCCACCGGCGACCGCTACTGCATGAACTCGATCGCGATGAACTTCACCCCCGACGCCTCGTGA
- a CDS encoding nitroreductase family protein has translation MTALDAVRARQSWSKVDETAPTREELLTYVGAAGRVADHSSLRPWRLIELRGADREVLGAAIAKAQGDSSPSTKPLRAPLVIAVVASYRKSEKVPRWEQEAVASGVAHVLSLLLDEAGWGVIWRTGHYTRSKAVAKAHGLGKNEELLGWLYVGGKPAGRRPGRRKPVDARKLVTRMPKKAKKPKKG, from the coding sequence GTGACCGCGCTCGACGCCGTCCGCGCACGCCAGTCGTGGTCCAAGGTCGACGAGACGGCGCCGACCCGCGAAGAGCTGCTCACCTACGTCGGCGCTGCGGGCCGCGTCGCCGACCACTCGTCGCTGCGACCGTGGCGCTTGATCGAGCTGCGCGGCGCCGATCGAGAGGTGCTGGGTGCGGCGATCGCAAAAGCGCAGGGCGACTCCAGCCCGTCGACGAAGCCGTTGCGCGCTCCGCTGGTCATCGCGGTCGTCGCCAGCTACCGCAAGAGCGAGAAGGTGCCGCGCTGGGAGCAGGAAGCCGTGGCCTCCGGTGTCGCGCACGTGCTGAGTCTGTTGCTCGACGAAGCCGGCTGGGGCGTCATCTGGCGGACGGGGCATTACACCCGCTCGAAGGCCGTGGCCAAGGCTCATGGTCTCGGTAAGAACGAGGAGCTCCTGGGCTGGCTGTACGTGGGCGGCAAGCCGGCCGGCCGGCGGCCGGGCCGTCGCAAGCCGGTCGATGCTCGCAAGCTCGTGACCCGGATGCCGAAGAAGGCGAAGAAGCCGAAGAAGGGCTAA
- a CDS encoding DMT family transporter gives MALGGAVAIGVMTAVQARINGVLGVRVDDGIVAGLLSFAVGLLALAIAISCMPGARRGVARLAKAIRHRSIPFWMLLGGACGALTVSTQGLTAGVLGVSLFSVGVVAGQTLNGLVLDRIGFGPAGVVAVTPGRVIGGALALAAVAISLSGNVLASAPLWMLLLPFAAGVGIAWQAATNGRLAQRVESPIAATLMSFIAGTVVLLFAAAVSVAFRGMPGALPTEPWLYLGGFLGAAYILLGAFIVAHTGVLLMGLGSVLGQLVTSVVIDLIWPTAAGPALWQLVAMVAVAVASVVVAVPRPRPRRGRGR, from the coding sequence CTGGCACTCGGGGGAGCAGTGGCGATCGGCGTCATGACCGCGGTCCAAGCGCGCATAAACGGCGTGCTGGGGGTCAGGGTGGACGACGGCATCGTCGCCGGGCTCCTCTCGTTCGCCGTAGGACTTCTCGCGCTCGCGATCGCGATCTCGTGCATGCCGGGAGCGCGGCGCGGCGTCGCCCGCCTCGCGAAAGCAATCCGACACCGCAGCATCCCGTTCTGGATGCTGCTCGGCGGCGCCTGCGGCGCCCTCACGGTCTCCACCCAGGGCCTCACCGCCGGCGTCCTCGGGGTGTCTCTCTTCAGCGTCGGGGTCGTCGCCGGGCAGACGCTCAACGGGCTGGTCCTCGACCGCATCGGCTTCGGTCCGGCCGGGGTCGTCGCCGTCACTCCCGGTCGCGTGATCGGTGGTGCGCTGGCGCTCGCCGCGGTCGCCATCTCGCTCTCCGGGAACGTGCTCGCATCCGCCCCGCTGTGGATGCTGCTGCTGCCGTTCGCCGCGGGAGTCGGCATCGCGTGGCAGGCGGCCACGAACGGCAGGCTCGCCCAGCGGGTCGAGTCGCCGATCGCTGCGACCCTGATGAGCTTCATCGCCGGCACGGTCGTGCTCCTGTTCGCGGCCGCGGTGAGCGTCGCTTTCCGAGGGATGCCCGGGGCTCTGCCGACCGAGCCGTGGCTGTATCTCGGAGGGTTCCTCGGAGCCGCCTACATCCTGCTCGGCGCGTTCATCGTCGCCCACACCGGGGTGCTCCTGATGGGGCTGGGTTCGGTGCTCGGGCAGCTCGTGACCTCGGTGGTCATCGACCTGATCTGGCCGACAGCCGCGGGGCCTGCGCTCTGGCAACTCGTCGCGATGGTCGCTGTGGCCGTCGCCTCCGTCGTGGTGGCGGTTCCACGACCGCGCCCTCGTCGCGGTCGTGGGCGTTAG
- a CDS encoding SOS response-associated peptidase family protein, which yields MCASYGLDPRFTDAELLAEADDAVLEGLRSWAERNAGETLRPTGKNLRNLNPLVVQPEEAPILEPAWWGFLVNGEPAKFPSINTRSERLQDRPGGAKSRAIVPATSWYEMQKPSRQWHEFRVDDGALFGMAAVTQRGRTSDGAWFTCYSVVMRPAPAHLAELHDRMPLLIPASLSHEWLTAPPTREIIDEAIIASDEMAERVRARPRD from the coding sequence ATGTGCGCGAGCTACGGCCTCGATCCCCGGTTCACCGACGCGGAACTCCTCGCCGAAGCCGACGACGCGGTCCTCGAGGGTCTGCGCTCGTGGGCGGAGCGGAACGCCGGCGAGACGCTCCGACCCACCGGCAAGAATCTCCGCAATCTCAATCCGTTGGTGGTCCAACCCGAAGAAGCGCCGATTCTCGAGCCGGCGTGGTGGGGTTTCCTCGTGAACGGCGAGCCGGCGAAGTTCCCCTCGATCAACACGCGTTCCGAGCGCCTGCAGGATCGCCCGGGCGGCGCCAAGTCGCGAGCGATCGTCCCGGCGACGAGTTGGTACGAGATGCAGAAGCCCTCGCGGCAGTGGCACGAGTTTCGCGTCGACGACGGAGCGCTTTTCGGAATGGCGGCCGTCACTCAGCGCGGGCGCACCTCGGACGGCGCGTGGTTCACCTGCTACTCGGTCGTGATGAGGCCCGCGCCCGCCCATCTCGCCGAGCTGCACGACCGGATGCCGCTGCTGATCCCGGCGTCACTCAGCCACGAGTGGCTGACGGCACCGCCCACCAGGGAGATCATCGACGAGGCGATCATCGCCTCGGACGAGATGGCGGAGCGGGTCCGCGCGCGGCCTCGCGACTGA
- a CDS encoding ABC transporter ATP-binding protein, giving the protein MITAEGLTKRFGDKTAVDDVSFTVQPGSVTGFLGPNGAGKSTTMRMIVGLDRPTSGRTAVGGREYGKLRAPLTEVGVLLDAKAVHTGRTARNHLRAMAATHGIPASRVDEVIDLAGIGAVARKRAGKFSLGMGQRLGIASALLGDPHTLILDEPVNGLDPEGVRWVRQFVRHAASEGRTVLLSSHLMSEMAQTADHVIVMGRGKVLADAPLNELVRAWTTNTVRVRTPRAADLVAAVGGPDVEVVSSAPDLLDVIGLPASRIGDLAAERGIPLHELTPTTGSLEEAYLALTGDAVEYRTKEIS; this is encoded by the coding sequence ATGATCACAGCAGAAGGCCTCACGAAGAGGTTCGGAGACAAGACAGCCGTCGACGACGTGTCGTTCACGGTCCAGCCAGGAAGCGTCACCGGGTTCCTCGGACCCAACGGCGCCGGCAAATCCACCACCATGCGCATGATCGTCGGTCTCGACCGCCCGACGTCCGGTCGCACTGCCGTCGGCGGACGCGAATACGGAAAGCTTCGAGCGCCACTGACCGAGGTGGGCGTGCTCCTCGACGCGAAGGCCGTCCACACGGGTCGCACGGCACGCAACCATCTCCGCGCGATGGCGGCGACGCACGGCATCCCGGCCTCCCGTGTCGACGAGGTCATCGACCTCGCCGGCATCGGCGCCGTGGCCCGCAAGCGCGCCGGCAAGTTCTCGCTCGGCATGGGTCAGCGACTCGGCATCGCGTCTGCGCTGCTCGGCGACCCGCACACGCTCATCCTCGACGAGCCGGTCAACGGGCTCGACCCCGAGGGTGTGCGCTGGGTGCGACAGTTCGTGCGTCACGCCGCATCCGAGGGTCGCACTGTCCTGCTCTCGAGCCACCTGATGAGCGAAATGGCGCAGACCGCCGACCACGTCATCGTGATGGGACGCGGGAAGGTTCTGGCTGACGCTCCTCTGAACGAACTGGTGCGCGCCTGGACGACCAACACCGTGCGCGTACGCACACCCCGGGCGGCGGACCTCGTGGCGGCTGTCGGCGGACCCGACGTGGAGGTCGTCAGCTCGGCTCCCGACCTCCTCGACGTGATCGGCCTGCCGGCCTCTCGAATCGGCGATCTCGCCGCCGAACGCGGCATCCCGCTGCACGAGCTCACGCCCACCACCGGCTCACTGGAAGAGGCCTACCTCGCCCTCACCGGCGACGCCGTCGAGTACCGGACCAAGGAGATCTCATGA
- a CDS encoding ABC transporter permease, which yields MTVQAPAQTVNRGDSRQRLSFPRAVHSEWIKLATLRSTWWSIGLTAVLTVGIAVLIAQAVEAPGFAPIQAVVLPIQFTMLLAGILGAISVTGEYSTGMIRSTLTADPVRGSVLAAKAVVLAVFLFVSSLIIFGLAAVAVSLVVSTRDVSIDWSDPAASFLPILVASLAMAVFALIGVAFGFIIRSGAGAIAATVGLLFVLPVVSSIFAVAGESWKWLMDAANYLPVAAAQSVIIPGTGLDEPVAYLTLACWVVAGMLSAWAVLRTRDA from the coding sequence ATGACCGTCCAGGCACCCGCACAGACCGTCAACCGCGGAGACAGCAGACAGCGACTGTCATTCCCGCGCGCCGTCCACAGCGAGTGGATCAAGCTCGCCACGCTGCGCTCGACGTGGTGGTCGATCGGCCTGACCGCCGTGCTCACCGTCGGTATCGCCGTGCTGATCGCGCAGGCCGTGGAGGCTCCAGGGTTCGCCCCGATCCAAGCCGTCGTGCTGCCCATTCAGTTCACGATGCTCCTCGCCGGCATCCTCGGGGCGATCTCCGTCACCGGCGAGTACTCGACCGGCATGATCCGCTCGACCCTCACCGCCGATCCGGTCCGCGGTTCGGTGCTGGCCGCGAAGGCCGTCGTGCTGGCGGTGTTCCTGTTCGTGTCCTCGCTGATCATTTTCGGACTCGCCGCCGTGGCCGTCTCCCTGGTCGTGTCGACTCGCGACGTCAGCATCGACTGGTCCGACCCCGCCGCGTCATTCCTCCCGATCCTGGTCGCCTCACTCGCGATGGCCGTGTTCGCGCTCATCGGCGTCGCCTTCGGATTCATCATCCGTTCCGGCGCCGGCGCGATCGCCGCGACCGTCGGGCTGCTTTTCGTGCTGCCCGTGGTCTCGTCGATCTTCGCCGTCGCCGGCGAGAGCTGGAAGTGGCTGATGGATGCTGCGAACTACCTGCCCGTCGCGGCAGCGCAGAGCGTCATCATCCCCGGCACCGGGCTGGATGAGCCGGTCGCCTACCTCACGCTGGCCTGCTGGGTGGTCGCCGGCATGCTGTCCGCATGGGCCGTGCTCCGTACGCGCGACGCGTAG